The Medicago truncatula cultivar Jemalong A17 chromosome 4, MtrunA17r5.0-ANR, whole genome shotgun sequence genome includes a region encoding these proteins:
- the LOC25491617 gene encoding protein GRAVITROPIC IN THE LIGHT 1, which yields MLPTAAKETQLRENNSQKVHPQPMEEATNQNPEAVETLVSKIFTNISSLKSAYIQLQAAHTPYDPDKIHTADKQVISELKNLSELKHFYRENNPKPVCVSPQDSRLAAEIQEQQSLLKTYEVMVKKFQSEIQNKDSEIHQLEKQIEEASQKRAKLEKNLKLRGLSAKESEDGNGFFPVDLTPDLFTSSVEAAAKSVHDFSKPLINMMKAAGWDLDAAANSIEPNVVYAKRAHKKYAFESYICQRMFGGFEQESFSVKSDNITINKESFFHQFLALREIDPLDMLGQNPDSIFGKFCRSKYLVVVHPKMEASFFGNLDQRNYVMGGGHPRTPFYQVFLKLAKSIWLLHKLAYSFEPNVKVFQVKGGSEFSDVYMESVIKNLIMEENDEKPKVGLMVMPGFWIGGSVIQSKVYLSGMKVAE from the coding sequence ATGCTACCCACTGCAGCCAAAGAGACCCAATTACGTGAGAACAACAGTCAGAAAGTCCACCCTCAACCAATGGAAGAAGCTACGAACCAGAATCCAGAAGCTGTGGAAACCCTAGTATCTAAAATATTCACAAATATCTCCTCTCTGAAATCAGCTTATATCCAGCTGCAAGCTGCTCATACTCCCTATGACCCCGATAAAATCCACACTGCTGACAAACAAGTTATTAGTGAGCTAAAAAATCTATCTGAACTTAAGCATTTCTACAGGGAGAACAACCCAAAGCCAGTGTGTGTTTCTCCTCAAGACTCGCGTTTAGCTGCAGAAATTCAAGAACAACAGAGCCTCCTGAAAACGTATGAGGTCATGGTTAAAAAGTTTCAGTCTGAAATTCAGAATAAAGATTCGGAGATCCATCAACTGGAAAAGCAGATCGAGGAGGCTAGTCAAAAGAGGGCAAAACTAGAAAAGAATCTGAAGCTTAGAGGTTTGTCGGCTAAAGAATCAGAAGATGGAAATGGGTTTTTCCCTGTGGATCTAACTCCTGATCTCTTTACATCTTCTGTGGAAGCAGCTGCGAAATCAGttcatgatttttctaaacCTTTGATCAATATGATGAAAGCAGCTGGGTGGGATCTTGATGCTGCTGCCAACTCAATCGAACCGAATGTTGTTTATGCGAAGAGAGCTCATAAGAAATATGCATTCGAGTCTTACATATGCCAAAGAATGTTTGGTGGCTTCGAGCAAGAAAGCTTCTCTGTCAAATCAGACAATATTACAATCAATAAAGAGAGCTTCTTCCACCAATTTCTCGCTTTAAGGGAGATCGACCCTTTGGACATGCTAGGTCAGAATCCAGATTCCATTTTTGGGAAATTCTGCAGGAGCAAATACCTAGTGGTAGTTCATCCAAAGATGGAGGCGTCGTTTTTTGGAAATCTAGATCAGCGAAATTATGTGATGGGTGGAGGACATCCAAGAACTCCTTTTTACCaagtttttctaaaactagcaAAGTCAATTTGGCTTTTACACAAATTGGCTTATTCTTTTGAGCCAAATGTCAAGGTATTTCAGGTTAAAGGAGGGAGCGAGTTCTCCGATGTTTACATGGAAAGTGTGATCAAGAATCTGATAAtggaagaaaatgatgaaaagcCAAAAGTTGGATTGATGGTTATGCCTGGATTTTGGATTGGGGGAAGTGTGATTCAGAGTAAAGTTTATCTCTCTGGTATGAAGGTAGCTGAATGA